A region from the Polaribacter sp. Hel1_33_78 genome encodes:
- a CDS encoding nicotinate-nucleotide adenylyltransferase: MAISLRGDQEISSVPTIKSKALRINLNTDIYGTFAEIGAGQETARNFFRSGAASGTIAKAMSAYDKDFSDAIYGMEEDKRYVTQPRLERMLGHEIDLMEDRLSRQKHPDKLFFSYANTVTTIDFAKKFKGHGWVGIRFQLDPLEGYNEIILHLRFKETDARLQQETLGALGVNLIFGAFYLNDNPKDLVKSFYDNLSNDQLEIDMINFSGPRFMYVDNRLMSLQLLKNGMTNAVMFGPDGNNLLPAQVLYKKNILALRGSFRPVTKVNMDMYEKSKKLFLAEKKVDESKTQVIFEITLSNLTSEGKINERDFLDRAELLCSLGQNVMITSFQQYFKLVEYFSEFTKERMGLTMGTQNLIQIFDEKYYRNLSGGILEAFGKLFNRDLKVYMYPYHDTVSGDYINSESLKVHPRMKELYKFFKNNGKLVNIDDFDKTILDIFSRTVLKMIINGENGWEEMLPEGIAETIKQKRLFGYSRSRIKK; encoded by the coding sequence ATGGCAATATCTTTAAGAGGTGATCAAGAAATTAGCAGTGTACCAACTATTAAAAGTAAAGCTTTAAGAATAAACTTAAACACAGATATCTACGGAACTTTTGCAGAAATTGGAGCAGGTCAAGAAACTGCTCGTAATTTCTTTAGATCTGGTGCTGCTTCAGGAACTATTGCGAAAGCCATGAGTGCATATGATAAAGATTTTTCTGATGCTATTTACGGTATGGAAGAAGACAAACGATATGTAACGCAACCCCGTTTGGAAAGAATGCTAGGTCATGAAATTGATTTAATGGAAGACCGTTTAAGTCGACAAAAACATCCTGATAAATTATTTTTTAGTTATGCAAATACAGTAACTACAATAGATTTTGCTAAAAAATTTAAAGGTCATGGTTGGGTTGGTATTCGTTTTCAATTAGACCCTTTAGAGGGCTATAATGAAATTATTTTACACTTGCGTTTTAAAGAAACTGATGCAAGATTGCAACAAGAAACATTAGGAGCCTTAGGTGTAAACCTAATTTTTGGTGCTTTTTATTTAAATGATAACCCTAAAGATTTAGTAAAGTCTTTTTATGATAATTTGAGTAATGATCAGTTAGAAATTGATATGATTAATTTCTCTGGACCACGATTTATGTATGTAGACAACCGTTTAATGAGTTTACAGTTGCTTAAAAATGGCATGACTAATGCGGTAATGTTTGGGCCAGATGGAAACAACTTATTACCTGCTCAAGTGCTATATAAGAAAAATATTTTGGCTTTACGTGGTAGTTTTAGACCTGTTACAAAGGTTAACATGGATATGTATGAAAAATCTAAAAAACTATTTTTAGCAGAAAAAAAAGTTGATGAAAGCAAAACCCAAGTTATTTTTGAAATTACATTAAGTAACCTAACCTCGGAAGGTAAAATTAACGAGCGTGATTTTTTAGATAGAGCTGAATTATTATGCTCTTTGGGACAAAATGTTATGATAACTAGCTTTCAACAATATTTTAAATTAGTAGAATATTTTAGCGAATTTACTAAAGAAAGAATGGGTTTAACCATGGGAACTCAGAATCTTATTCAAATTTTTGATGAAAAATACTATAGAAATTTGAGTGGAGGAATCCTAGAAGCTTTTGGAAAATTGTTTAATAGAGATTTAAAAGTATATATGTATCCTTATCATGATACTGTTTCAGGAGATTACATAAACAGTGAAAGCTTAAAAGTTCATCCAAGAATGAAAGAATTATATAAATTCTTTAAAAACAATGGTAAACTTGTAAATATTGATGATTTTGATAAAACCATTTTAGATATTTTTTCACGAACTGTTTTAAAAATGATAATTAACGGAGAAAATGGTTGGGAAGAAATGTTACCTGAAGGAATTGCAGAAACCATAAAGCAGAAAAGGCTTTTTGGATATTCGAGATCTCGAATAAAAAAATAA
- a CDS encoding Rab family GTPase: MIAKKVLLVGNFGVGKTSLIRRYVLNEFSEDYISTIGARVSTKIVKVNNQEIKFLIWDVAGVNDNDIIPKAYFLGSSAAMYVFDLSRLETYSNIKNQVETVKQLSGLKNITVVGNKKDLLASGEIEKIKKTISISIDLITSAKDDENVEDAFIKLAEQSLN; the protein is encoded by the coding sequence ATGATTGCAAAAAAAGTATTGTTGGTTGGTAATTTTGGAGTTGGAAAAACTTCATTAATTAGAAGATACGTGCTCAACGAATTTTCTGAGGATTATATTAGTACAATTGGTGCTCGCGTTAGTACCAAAATTGTAAAAGTTAACAATCAAGAAATCAAGTTTTTAATTTGGGATGTTGCTGGGGTAAATGATAATGATATAATACCAAAAGCCTATTTTTTAGGCTCAAGCGCGGCTATGTATGTCTTTGATTTATCTCGATTAGAAACCTATAGTAATATAAAGAATCAAGTAGAAACTGTAAAACAACTTTCTGGCTTGAAAAACATAACAGTTGTTGGAAATAAAAAAGATTTGTTAGCATCTGGGGAAATTGAAAAGATAAAAAAAACAATTTCAATTTCTATAGATTTAATTACAAGTGCAAAAGATGATGAAAACGTAGAAGATGCATTTATAAAACTTGCAGAACAATCCCTAAATTAA
- a CDS encoding MBL fold metallo-hydrolase — protein MENDKKLLKITFLGTGTSQGIPMIASNHPVCLSEDPKDTRLRSSILISWDKFSYVIDCGPDFRQQMLREKIQLIHGVFFTHEHADHTAGLDDLRPFCYKIGDMPIYLDERTLESLELRFQYIFSKENRYPGAPSVTSNIVANAPFFVDDLKITPIEVMHGTLPVTAYRFLDFAYLTDMKSITKQEKEKLKNLDVLVINALRIEEHPTHLNLQEAFEFINEIQPKRTYFTHISHKLGFHSEVSKNLPKNVFLAYDGLKISV, from the coding sequence ATGGAAAATGATAAAAAACTCTTAAAGATAACTTTTTTAGGAACTGGAACATCACAAGGAATTCCAATGATAGCCAGTAATCATCCTGTTTGTTTGTCAGAAGATCCAAAAGATACTCGTTTGCGTTCTTCAATTTTAATTTCTTGGGATAAATTTTCTTATGTAATTGATTGTGGCCCAGATTTTAGGCAACAAATGTTACGTGAAAAAATACAATTAATTCATGGTGTATTTTTTACTCATGAACATGCAGACCATACGGCAGGCTTGGATGATTTGCGTCCTTTTTGTTATAAAATAGGAGATATGCCTATTTATTTAGATGAAAGAACATTGGAAAGTCTAGAGTTGCGTTTCCAATATATTTTTAGCAAAGAAAACAGATACCCAGGAGCCCCAAGTGTAACCTCTAATATAGTTGCGAATGCGCCTTTTTTTGTTGACGATTTAAAGATAACACCAATTGAGGTAATGCATGGTACTTTGCCTGTAACCGCCTACAGGTTTTTAGATTTTGCATACTTAACAGATATGAAATCAATAACAAAACAGGAAAAGGAAAAATTAAAAAATTTAGATGTTTTAGTGATAAATGCTCTAAGAATCGAGGAACATCCAACGCATCTTAATTTACAAGAAGCTTTCGAATTTATTAATGAAATTCAACCGAAAAGGACATATTTTACGCACATCAGTCATAAGCTAGGTTTTCATTCTGAGGTTTCCAAGAATTTACCGAAAAATGTTTTTTTGGCTTATGATGGCTTAAAAATTAGTGTATAG
- a CDS encoding alpha/beta hydrolase, whose protein sequence is MSLQYIVREPKTEIQNPPLLILLHGYGSNEQDLFSFAEELPDELLIVSVRAPYNLGAGSYAWYAINFDDVNGKFSDLKQAKTSLDKIAVLIDEIKQKYKTNTDKTFLLGFSQGAILSYSLSFFYPNKVQNIIALSGYVNMELLPSSISKEIKTNYYCSHGTVDQVLPVDWARKSKPFLDNLGLKNIYSEYPVGHGVAPQNFYSFKSWIEERL, encoded by the coding sequence ATGAGCTTACAATATATAGTCAGAGAGCCAAAAACTGAAATTCAAAATCCTCCTTTGTTAATTTTATTGCATGGTTATGGAAGCAACGAGCAAGATTTATTTTCTTTTGCTGAAGAATTACCTGATGAATTATTAATTGTGAGTGTGCGAGCACCTTATAATTTAGGTGCGGGAAGTTATGCTTGGTATGCCATTAATTTTGATGATGTAAATGGTAAATTTTCTGATTTAAAACAAGCCAAAACTTCTTTAGATAAAATTGCTGTTCTGATAGACGAAATAAAACAAAAATACAAAACGAATACGGATAAAACTTTCTTATTAGGTTTTAGTCAAGGAGCAATTTTAAGCTATTCCTTAAGTTTTTTCTATCCAAATAAAGTACAAAACATTATCGCTTTAAGTGGTTATGTAAATATGGAGTTATTGCCATCCTCTATTTCGAAAGAAATAAAAACTAATTATTATTGCTCTCACGGAACTGTAGATCAAGTTTTACCTGTTGATTGGGCAAGAAAAAGCAAACCTTTTTTAGACAATTTAGGCTTAAAAAACATCTATTCTGAATACCCTGTTGGTCATGGAGTTGCGCCACAAAACTTTTATAGCTTTAAATCTTGGATTGAAGAGCGTTTATAA
- a CDS encoding HAD family hydrolase, with amino-acid sequence MRKISNKIKVIAFDADDTLWVNETYFRDAEHQFAKLLSKYETENKIDQELFRIEIKNLGQYGYGIKGFILSMVECALELSNYQVKQKTIEAILTIGKEMLAKPIELLDGVEEVLHSLQGKYKLIVATKGDLLDQERKLEKSNLLKYFHHIEVMSDKKEKDYQKLIQHLDIHASELLMIGNSLKSDVLPLVAIGASAFHIPFHTTWAHEEVSKVSQSKFKYETVSNIKQVLSYL; translated from the coding sequence ATGAGGAAAATAAGTAACAAAATAAAGGTAATAGCTTTTGACGCAGATGATACTTTATGGGTAAATGAAACTTATTTTAGAGATGCAGAACACCAGTTTGCAAAGTTATTGTCAAAGTATGAAACCGAAAATAAAATTGACCAGGAGCTTTTTAGAATAGAAATAAAGAATCTAGGGCAGTATGGTTACGGTATTAAAGGTTTTATTTTATCGATGGTAGAATGCGCCTTAGAACTTTCTAATTATCAAGTTAAACAGAAAACAATTGAAGCTATTTTAACCATTGGGAAAGAAATGTTGGCAAAGCCTATAGAATTATTAGACGGAGTAGAAGAGGTGTTACACTCTTTACAAGGCAAATACAAGCTAATAGTTGCCACAAAGGGAGATTTGTTAGATCAAGAACGAAAGCTAGAAAAATCAAATTTATTAAAATATTTTCATCATATAGAGGTAATGAGTGATAAAAAAGAGAAAGATTATCAAAAATTAATTCAACATTTAGATATTCATGCATCAGAATTATTAATGATTGGGAATTCTTTGAAATCTGATGTGTTGCCGCTTGTAGCAATAGGTGCATCGGCATTTCATATTCCATTTCATACAACTTGGGCACACGAAGAGGTGTCTAAAGTTAGCCAATCTAAATTTAAATATGAAACAGTTTCAAATATTAAACAAGTATTGTCTTATTTGTAA
- a CDS encoding heme-binding protein, with the protein MKILLTIFGVILLIFIIVQLFAINGQKNIETYSYDVTKKYDAFEIRNYEASLFTYVKLSGNKYRDESSKGFSILAGYIFGGNEKNEKIAMTSPVAMSLEDSMTMMFMVPKKFKKETLPKPDQSEIKFQEEPKKTVAAIAFSGWANDEKIEKYKQKLKSALEAKEIPYTNRFFFLGYNPPYEIFNRKNEIIVELKREAID; encoded by the coding sequence ATGAAAATATTACTAACCATATTCGGAGTAATTTTACTCATATTTATCATCGTCCAACTCTTTGCTATTAATGGACAAAAAAATATTGAAACCTATTCTTATGACGTTACTAAAAAATATGATGCCTTCGAAATACGAAACTATGAAGCAAGCTTATTTACTTACGTAAAACTTTCAGGTAATAAATACAGAGACGAATCGAGTAAAGGGTTCTCCATTTTAGCAGGGTATATTTTTGGGGGTAACGAAAAAAACGAAAAAATAGCCATGACTTCTCCGGTTGCCATGTCCTTGGAAGACTCCATGACTATGATGTTTATGGTTCCTAAGAAATTTAAAAAAGAAACGCTTCCCAAACCTGACCAATCAGAGATAAAATTTCAGGAAGAGCCCAAAAAAACGGTCGCTGCCATTGCTTTTAGCGGTTGGGCTAATGATGAAAAAATAGAAAAGTATAAACAAAAATTAAAATCAGCCCTGGAGGCCAAAGAAATACCTTATACAAACCGATTTTTCTTTTTAGGATACAATCCTCCTTATGAAATTTTTAACCGTAAAAATGAAATTATTGTAGAGCTAAAAAGAGAGGCTATCGATTAA
- a CDS encoding BatA domain-containing protein — protein MQFKNPEILYFLALLIIPILVHLFQLQKFVKTPFTNVAFLQKLVRETRKSSRLKKWLILCVRMLLFTAILFAFSQPYFSNKHVNKNQHTFIYLDNSLSTNSIGDKGNLLQISAQEIIENASKKDTYSLQTNDRLYKDITYSTLKKELLKVKNVSTKLDFVSIFLKIKSIQKNKTNTLYKNILISDFQTNYKKKFTNVTPSFSAIKLQSAQKNNVSIDSVFIDSTNKNNFIVNVVVKNQGEAKKNIPIAIFNSNILISKQSYSIKKNDTKIISFTIQNQSNFSGKIETTFNDTFTFDNTFYFNLNSTNKINILSIGNEANFLKKIYAKDEFNFTQSSLQNINYNSIQKQQLIILYELEKISDILSKSIIDYCNKGGNLIIIPNIKSEIKSYNIFLGKIASSKINPKISDTLKITNINFNHPLFKNVFSKKVRNFQYPTTQSHYPISSKNSSKIVSFENNSTFISQIKDANSRIYLFSSALNKNNSNFLNSPLIVPVFYNFGKLSFQHSKLYYYLGDKNYLDIEISLKKDEVLNISNSKSSFIPEQQTFQNKVNITTKEQPNNAGFYYIQRKKDTLQILAYNTPKEESILNFMDLNSLKEKNRNIHISASIANVFKDLNEKNEVHWLWKWFLALAIVSLLLEILILKFYKP, from the coding sequence ATGCAATTTAAAAATCCAGAAATTCTTTACTTTTTAGCACTACTAATTATCCCCATTTTAGTACATCTTTTTCAGTTGCAAAAGTTTGTAAAAACACCATTTACAAACGTTGCTTTTTTACAAAAATTAGTTCGAGAAACGCGTAAAAGTTCTCGCTTAAAAAAATGGCTAATTTTATGTGTTAGAATGCTATTATTTACAGCGATACTTTTTGCATTTTCACAACCCTATTTTAGTAACAAACATGTAAATAAAAATCAACATACTTTTATTTATTTAGACAACTCGTTAAGCACTAATTCAATAGGAGATAAAGGTAATTTATTACAAATATCAGCTCAAGAAATTATCGAAAATGCTTCAAAAAAAGACACCTATTCTTTACAAACTAATGACCGTTTATACAAAGATATTACGTATTCAACATTAAAAAAAGAACTACTTAAAGTAAAAAATGTATCAACAAAATTAGATTTCGTGAGTATTTTCTTAAAAATAAAGAGTATTCAAAAAAATAAAACCAACACTTTATATAAAAATATATTAATATCTGATTTTCAGACTAATTACAAAAAAAAGTTTACAAATGTAACGCCATCATTTTCGGCTATAAAATTACAAAGCGCTCAGAAAAACAATGTTTCTATAGACAGTGTCTTTATCGACAGTACCAACAAAAATAATTTCATTGTAAATGTGGTTGTTAAAAATCAAGGAGAAGCTAAAAAAAATATTCCAATTGCTATTTTTAATAGCAACATATTAATTAGCAAACAGTCCTACTCTATTAAAAAAAATGATACAAAAATCATCTCTTTTACAATTCAAAACCAATCTAATTTTTCGGGAAAAATTGAGACCACTTTTAACGATACTTTCACTTTTGACAACACCTTTTATTTCAATTTAAATTCCACTAACAAAATAAACATTTTAAGCATTGGTAACGAAGCTAATTTTTTAAAAAAAATTTACGCAAAAGACGAATTTAACTTCACTCAATCTTCATTACAAAATATTAATTATAACTCCATTCAAAAACAGCAATTAATCATTTTATATGAGTTAGAAAAAATTTCAGACATTTTATCAAAAAGCATTATAGACTATTGTAATAAAGGAGGCAATCTTATCATTATTCCAAATATTAAATCAGAAATTAAATCTTATAATATTTTTTTAGGAAAAATTGCTAGCTCAAAAATTAATCCTAAAATTTCTGACACGTTAAAAATTACAAATATTAATTTCAATCATCCTTTATTTAAAAACGTATTTTCTAAAAAAGTTCGTAATTTTCAATATCCAACCACACAAAGCCATTACCCTATTTCATCAAAAAATAGCAGTAAAATTGTTTCCTTCGAGAACAACTCAACCTTTATAAGTCAAATTAAAGACGCTAACAGCAGAATTTACTTGTTTTCAAGTGCACTGAACAAAAATAATAGTAACTTCCTTAATTCACCTTTAATTGTACCTGTTTTTTACAATTTTGGAAAATTAAGCTTTCAACATTCAAAATTATATTATTATTTAGGAGATAAAAATTATTTGGACATAGAAATATCATTAAAAAAAGATGAGGTTTTAAATATCTCAAATTCAAAATCATCATTTATTCCAGAACAACAAACATTTCAAAACAAAGTAAATATAACAACAAAAGAGCAACCTAATAATGCAGGCTTTTATTATATTCAAAGGAAAAAAGATACTTTACAAATTTTAGCTTATAATACACCAAAAGAAGAAAGTATACTCAATTTTATGGATTTAAATTCATTAAAAGAAAAAAACAGGAACATTCATATTTCTGCTTCTATTGCTAATGTTTTTAAAGATTTAAATGAAAAAAATGAAGTTCATTGGCTTTGGAAATGGTTTTTAGCCTTGGCAATTGTATCTTTGCTTTTAGAAATTTTGATTTTAAAATTCTATAAACCATGA
- the kdsB gene encoding 3-deoxy-manno-octulosonate cytidylyltransferase — translation MKIIAMIPARYSASRFPGKLMKDLGGKPVILRTYEAALNTNLFTDVFIVTDSDIIFETIENVGGKAIMSKTVHECGSDRIAEAVENIEADIVINVQGDEPFIDAISLSKLIAVFKQDTKKEIDLASLKVQITKKEDIENPNNVKVITDINNLAIYFSRSIIPYHRDKDISVKYYKHKGVYAFRKQALIDFYNTPMTPLEAAEKIEAIRYQEIGKKIKMVETDVEAVGIDTPDDLEKAIEFLKSKK, via the coding sequence ATGAAAATTATTGCAATGATTCCTGCACGTTATAGCGCGTCTCGTTTTCCAGGAAAGTTAATGAAAGACTTAGGTGGAAAGCCAGTTATTTTAAGAACTTACGAAGCAGCGTTAAATACAAATTTATTTACTGATGTTTTTATAGTAACAGATTCTGATATTATTTTTGAAACCATAGAGAATGTGGGTGGAAAAGCAATTATGAGTAAAACTGTGCATGAATGTGGTTCTGATAGAATTGCAGAGGCTGTAGAAAATATTGAAGCAGATATTGTAATTAATGTTCAAGGAGACGAACCTTTTATCGATGCAATTTCTTTATCAAAATTGATTGCTGTTTTTAAACAAGACACTAAAAAAGAAATAGATTTAGCATCTTTAAAAGTCCAAATAACAAAAAAAGAAGATATAGAAAACCCTAATAATGTTAAGGTAATTACAGATATAAATAATTTAGCAATTTATTTTTCTCGAAGTATAATTCCTTACCATAGGGATAAAGACATATCAGTAAAATATTATAAGCATAAAGGAGTGTATGCTTTTAGAAAGCAAGCGTTAATCGACTTTTACAATACACCCATGACTCCTTTGGAAGCAGCTGAGAAAATTGAGGCTATTAGGTATCAGGAGATCGGTAAAAAAATTAAAATGGTGGAAACGGATGTTGAAGCTGTCGGTATAGATACTCCAGACGATTTAGAGAAGGCAATTGAATTTTTGAAATCAAAAAAATGA
- a CDS encoding response regulator, whose product MKDGLEALNLMQKETFDMVLLDINMPNLSGESLMRQKEAYRKSNLETPILALTANHTEEEVEGYLKIGFIDVIPKPFTSKQFVQMLNKNLKVKFG is encoded by the coding sequence GTGAAAGATGGGTTAGAAGCACTTAATTTAATGCAAAAAGAAACTTTTGATATGGTTCTTTTAGATATTAACATGCCAAATCTCTCTGGAGAAAGTTTGATGAGACAGAAAGAAGCATATAGAAAATCGAATTTAGAAACACCTATTTTAGCGCTAACAGCAAACCATACTGAAGAAGAAGTAGAAGGTTATTTAAAAATAGGATTCATAGATGTGATTCCTAAACCATTTACCAGTAAACAATTTGTCCAGATGTTGAATAAAAATCTTAAAGTCAAGTTTGGGTAA
- a CDS encoding dihydroorotase family protein has product MITLIKNATIIDANSPYHNQKKDILISEGKLEKIADSIPKKDHYTVLALENLHISCGWFDTSVSFGEPGFEERETIKNGLQVAAKSGFTSIALNANTNPVIDSKSDVEYLIHKAFNTATNLYPIGALTKESKGIEIAELYDMQQSGAIAFGDYNKPIENDNLMKIALLYVQNFDGLVLSFPKNNAIAGDGIANEGINSTKLGLKGIPALAEHLQIARDLFLLEYTGGKLHIPTISTAKSVALIKKAKKEGLQVTCSVAAHHLVLTDNELHGFDSNFKTNPPLRTKEDIKSLQKGVKSGDIDIITSDHNPIDIEHKKVEFSEAKDGLIGLESAFGAVNSVLELEDFISCFTTKPKKIFGIRNHSIQEGNIADISIFNPEVETIFTKADILSNSKNSAFINKKLKGKVYGIFSNNQLIIN; this is encoded by the coding sequence ATGATTACACTTATTAAAAATGCAACTATTATAGATGCTAACAGTCCTTACCATAATCAAAAAAAGGATATTTTAATCAGTGAAGGAAAGCTTGAAAAAATTGCAGATTCTATTCCAAAAAAAGACCATTATACGGTTTTAGCGTTAGAAAATTTACATATATCTTGTGGCTGGTTTGATACCAGTGTTTCTTTTGGAGAACCTGGTTTCGAAGAAAGAGAAACTATAAAAAATGGTTTGCAAGTTGCCGCCAAAAGTGGATTTACTTCAATTGCTTTAAATGCGAATACAAACCCTGTTATTGACTCTAAGTCTGATGTTGAATATTTAATTCATAAGGCTTTTAATACCGCTACAAACTTATATCCAATTGGTGCTTTAACAAAAGAAAGCAAAGGTATAGAAATAGCTGAATTATATGACATGCAACAATCTGGAGCTATCGCTTTTGGAGATTACAACAAACCCATTGAAAATGATAATCTCATGAAAATTGCACTATTATATGTGCAAAATTTTGATGGATTGGTGTTGAGTTTTCCAAAAAACAATGCGATTGCTGGAGACGGAATAGCGAATGAAGGTATTAATAGTACAAAATTAGGGCTAAAAGGAATTCCTGCTTTAGCAGAACATCTTCAAATTGCGAGAGATTTATTTTTATTGGAATATACAGGAGGAAAATTACATATTCCAACAATTTCAACGGCTAAATCTGTTGCCTTGATTAAGAAAGCAAAAAAGGAAGGCCTGCAAGTAACCTGTAGCGTTGCGGCTCATCATTTAGTGCTAACAGATAATGAATTACATGGCTTTGACAGCAACTTTAAAACAAACCCACCATTAAGAACCAAAGAAGATATTAAATCACTACAAAAAGGTGTTAAATCTGGCGATATTGATATAATAACTTCAGATCATAACCCGATAGATATTGAGCATAAAAAAGTAGAATTTAGTGAGGCTAAAGATGGTCTAATTGGACTAGAATCTGCATTTGGAGCAGTAAATTCAGTTTTAGAATTAGAAGATTTTATAAGCTGCTTTACAACAAAACCTAAAAAGATATTCGGCATTAGAAATCATTCTATCCAAGAAGGAAATATAGCAGACATCTCAATTTTCAATCCTGAAGTAGAAACTATTTTTACTAAAGCAGATATTTTATCAAATTCAAAGAATAGTGCTTTTATCAATAAAAAGCTAAAAGGAAAAGTTTATGGAATCTTCTCAAACAATCAACTTATTATAAATTAA
- a CDS encoding DUF4870 domain-containing protein — translation MENHIVNEGKTAAIISYFWVVGLIIAFIMNTSKKNSFTSFHIRQMIGLSIASVLNGWVIYEFLGATAGAFVGFILFILWVIGLIGAIKGEEKMVPVIGEQFQNWFKNI, via the coding sequence ATGGAAAATCATATAGTAAACGAAGGAAAAACAGCCGCAATTATAAGTTATTTTTGGGTTGTAGGACTAATTATTGCTTTTATTATGAATACCAGTAAAAAGAATTCTTTTACTAGCTTTCATATCAGACAAATGATTGGTTTAAGTATTGCCTCTGTTTTAAATGGGTGGGTAATTTATGAATTTTTAGGAGCAACTGCAGGAGCCTTTGTTGGCTTTATTCTTTTTATTTTATGGGTAATTGGTCTAATTGGAGCCATTAAAGGTGAAGAAAAAATGGTGCCTGTAATTGGAGAACAATTTCAAAACTGGTTTAAAAACATTTAA
- a CDS encoding RNA polymerase sigma factor: MTKETLLIAELKNVKTKEKAFRELIYLYKKRLYWHIRKIVISHDDADDVLQNTFIKIFRNIDTFNQQSKLYSWIYRIATNESITFINKRAKERKEDISDYQQELVSTLTNDNLFTGDEIQLILQKAIATLPEKQKLVFNMKYFDELKYTEISEILETSVGALKASYFHAVKKIEKYIQTRAN; the protein is encoded by the coding sequence TTGACAAAAGAAACTCTTTTAATAGCGGAATTAAAAAATGTTAAAACTAAAGAAAAAGCGTTCAGAGAATTAATTTACCTCTACAAAAAACGCCTTTATTGGCATATCCGTAAAATTGTGATTTCTCATGATGACGCTGATGATGTTTTACAAAACACTTTTATTAAGATTTTCAGAAATATTGATACTTTTAACCAACAAAGTAAATTGTATTCTTGGATATACAGAATTGCAACGAACGAATCTATTACTTTTATCAATAAAAGAGCAAAAGAACGTAAAGAAGATATTTCTGATTATCAACAAGAATTAGTCTCTACTTTAACGAATGATAACCTTTTTACTGGTGATGAAATTCAACTTATTCTACAAAAAGCGATAGCAACTTTGCCTGAAAAACAAAAGTTAGTTTTCAATATGAAATATTTTGATGAATTAAAATATACTGAAATATCAGAAATTTTAGAAACTTCTGTTGGGGCCTTAAAAGCCTCTTACTTCCATGCAGTAAAAAAAATTGAAAAATATATACAAACAAGAGCTAATTAA